In Primulina eburnea isolate SZY01 chromosome 14, ASM2296580v1, whole genome shotgun sequence, the following proteins share a genomic window:
- the LOC140812878 gene encoding uncharacterized protein, whose translation MIGTGKMKQYSNLLDRPLSKGKQEVSLSAFAFLFSELVQYNQTQVDNIAELERRLEDAGYAVGTRVLELLCHREKGNRRETRLLGILSFIHSTVWKVLFGKVADSLEKGTEHEDEYMISEKELLVNRFISIPKDMGAFNCGAFVAGIVRGVLDNADFPAVVTAHFVPVDGQQRPRTTILIKFAEEVLLRESRLG comes from the exons ATGATAGGAACTGGGAAAATGAAGCAATATTCGAACCTACTCGATCGGCCCCTCAGCAAAGGCAAACAAGAG GTTAGTCTGAGTGCATTTGCATTCTTGTTTTCGGAGCTTGTTCAGTATAATCAAACTCAAGTAGACAACATAGCTGAATTGGAACGAAG GTTAGAGGATGCTGGCTATGCTGTTGGAACCAGGGTTCTGGAACTTCTCTGTCACAGGGAGAAG GGTAACAGAAGGGAAACACGGCTATTGGGTATCTTGTCCTTCATACACAGTACAGTGTGGAAGGTTTTGTTTGGAAAG GTGGCCGATTCTCTGGAAAAAGGCACGGAGCATGAAGATGAGTACATGATAAGTGAGAAGGAACTTCTTGTTAACAG ATTTATTTCAATACCCAAAGATATGGGAGCATTTAACTGTGGAGCCTTTGTTGCTGGGATAGTGAGG GGAGTACTCGACAATGCAGATTTTCCAGCTGTAGTCACAGCTCATTTCGTACCCGTAGATGGGCAACAACGACCTAGAACAACCATTCTGATTAAATTTGCTGAAGAG GTGCTACTGAGAGAATCAAGATTAGGCTGA